From one Caldithrix abyssi DSM 13497 genomic stretch:
- a CDS encoding response regulator transcription factor — MSRILLVEDEESLARGLQFNLEADGYQVTLARDGQQAIELFDQEDFDLVILDVMLPYHSGFEVAEHIREKTQQLPILFLTARRDTGDKIKGLKVGADDYLTKPFSLDELLLRIERILQRKTWYRQDDSLHLKLGEWEIDLEALQLKKKDLKVSLTPLEAGVLKYLLKHRGKIVSRKELLKNVWHTDSEIETRTVDIFIARLRKYLEEDPLNPHWIKSIRGAGYMIPEE, encoded by the coding sequence ATGAGTAGAATCCTGCTCGTTGAAGATGAAGAATCGCTGGCCCGCGGTCTGCAATTTAATCTGGAAGCAGATGGCTACCAGGTTACGCTGGCCCGGGATGGACAGCAGGCCATCGAATTATTTGATCAAGAGGATTTTGATCTGGTAATTCTTGACGTTATGCTACCATACCATAGTGGCTTTGAAGTGGCCGAACATATCCGGGAAAAAACGCAGCAGTTGCCCATCCTTTTTCTGACCGCCCGGCGCGATACCGGCGATAAAATCAAAGGGCTTAAAGTCGGCGCTGATGATTATTTGACCAAGCCCTTTTCGCTGGACGAACTTCTTTTGCGAATCGAACGCATTTTGCAGCGTAAAACCTGGTATCGGCAGGACGATAGTTTACATCTTAAACTGGGCGAATGGGAAATAGACCTGGAAGCCCTGCAATTAAAAAAGAAAGACCTTAAGGTATCGTTAACGCCTCTGGAAGCCGGTGTTCTAAAATATTTACTGAAACACCGCGGCAAGATTGTTTCGCGCAAGGAATTGTTAAAAAATGTCTGGCACACCGATTCTGAAATTGAAACCAGGACGGTGGACATTTTCATCGCCCGCCTGCGCAAATATCTGGAAGAAGACCCGCTGAATCCACACTGGATTAAAAGCATTCGCGGCGCCGGCTACATGATTCCTGAAGAATAA
- a CDS encoding urocanate hydratase: MSTMETNMQNIVHVQLPAELPPKKEFLPGIRRAPSRGFNLTKHEAIIALKNALRYVPNELHEQLAPEFMEELKTMGRIYGYRFRPEGRIYGKPVDAYKGILEARALQVNIDNNLDFDVALYPYELVTYGETGQVCQNWMQYLLIKKYLEIMREDQTLVISSGHPLGLFPSHRNAPRVISTNGLIVGQWDNPETFKKLAAMGVSNYGQMTAGGWFYIGPQGIVHGTYITILNAGRQYLGIPEDGDLKGVVFVSSGLGGMSGAQPKAVEIAGGIGVIAEVDYSRIQTRIDQGWVSKISDDLEQIALWIDEYRRKKESVSIAYHGNIVDLLEYIDQHDVEVQLLSDQTSCHAVYEGGYTPAGISFEEGRKLIKDNPQRFKELVDASLKRHFKALKRLTDKGGHFWDYGNSFMASVFEAGEKEIAKNKRDTSEGFIWPSYVEDIMGPICFDQGFGPFRWVCLSGKDEDLRKTDRAAMACIDPTLSSLHRDNYHWIATAEQNKLVVGTKARILYSDEEGRMKIALKFNEMVRKGEIGPVIIGRDHHDVSGTDSPFRETANIYDGSRVTADMSVHCFAGNVARGMTLVVLSNGGGVGIGRASNGGFGLVLDGSERVDQIIRSALSWDVMGGVARRSWARNVNAMKTAKRWNEVNKDKGHITMPFLPPEGFVEEIVEKELDQ; encoded by the coding sequence CTTAAAAAATGCCTTGCGTTACGTTCCCAACGAATTGCATGAGCAGCTGGCGCCGGAATTTATGGAAGAGCTAAAGACCATGGGGCGGATTTACGGTTATCGCTTCCGCCCGGAAGGACGCATTTACGGCAAACCGGTTGACGCCTACAAAGGCATACTGGAAGCGCGGGCTCTGCAGGTGAACATCGACAACAATCTCGATTTTGACGTGGCGCTTTATCCTTACGAGCTGGTAACCTATGGCGAAACCGGTCAGGTGTGTCAAAACTGGATGCAATATTTGCTGATCAAAAAATATCTGGAAATCATGCGCGAAGATCAAACCCTGGTCATCAGTTCCGGTCATCCGCTGGGCCTGTTTCCCTCGCATCGCAATGCGCCGCGCGTTATATCCACCAATGGTCTTATTGTGGGGCAGTGGGACAATCCCGAAACCTTTAAAAAACTGGCGGCTATGGGCGTTTCCAATTACGGTCAAATGACAGCTGGCGGCTGGTTTTACATCGGGCCGCAGGGCATTGTGCACGGAACCTACATTACCATTCTAAACGCCGGGCGCCAGTACCTGGGCATCCCGGAAGACGGCGACTTAAAAGGCGTGGTATTTGTCTCTTCCGGCCTGGGCGGAATGTCCGGCGCGCAGCCCAAAGCGGTGGAAATCGCCGGCGGCATTGGCGTGATTGCCGAGGTGGATTACAGCCGCATTCAAACACGCATCGATCAGGGCTGGGTGAGCAAAATCTCGGACGATCTGGAACAAATCGCTTTGTGGATTGACGAGTATCGGCGTAAAAAGGAATCTGTTTCCATTGCCTATCATGGCAACATTGTCGATTTGCTCGAGTACATCGACCAACATGATGTTGAAGTGCAATTACTTTCCGATCAGACTTCCTGCCATGCGGTTTACGAAGGCGGCTACACGCCTGCCGGCATCTCATTCGAAGAGGGACGCAAGCTGATCAAAGATAATCCGCAGCGCTTTAAAGAACTGGTGGATGCTTCGTTAAAACGTCATTTTAAAGCCTTAAAACGGCTGACCGATAAGGGCGGCCATTTTTGGGATTACGGCAATAGTTTTATGGCTTCGGTGTTTGAAGCCGGCGAAAAAGAAATCGCTAAAAATAAACGGGACACCTCAGAAGGATTTATCTGGCCCTCTTATGTGGAAGATATCATGGGACCGATCTGTTTTGACCAGGGCTTTGGCCCCTTTCGCTGGGTCTGTCTCAGCGGCAAGGATGAAGACCTGCGTAAAACCGACCGGGCAGCCATGGCGTGTATTGATCCCACACTTAGTTCATTGCACCGCGATAATTACCACTGGATTGCAACCGCGGAGCAAAACAAACTGGTGGTGGGCACCAAAGCGCGTATTTTGTACTCGGATGAAGAAGGGCGCATGAAGATCGCTTTAAAATTTAACGAAATGGTGCGCAAGGGCGAAATTGGCCCGGTAATCATCGGCAGGGATCATCATGATGTTTCCGGCACAGATTCACCCTTCCGTGAAACGGCCAATATTTACGACGGTAGCCGAGTAACGGCCGATATGAGCGTGCACTGTTTTGCCGGCAATGTAGCGCGTGGCATGACCCTGGTGGTGCTTTCCAACGGCGGCGGCGTGGGCATCGGACGGGCCAGCAATGGCGGCTTTGGGCTGGTGCTGGATGGCAGCGAGCGCGTGGATCAGATCATTCGCAGCGCGCTTTCCTGGGATGTAATGGGCGGCGTGGCTCGTAGAAGCTGGGCGCGCAATGTTAATGCCATGAAAACGGCAAAACGCTGGAATGAAGTGAATAAAGACAAAGGCCATATCACTATGCCTTTCCTGCCGCCAGAAGGCTTTGTGGAAGAGATCGTTGAAAAGGAATTGGATCAATAA
- a CDS encoding sensor histidine kinase, translating into MKRRANYIHPLLIFIAMQIIWLSLLALWIYWYVSNYKLVQEFGAKYLPDFFQSTTRVQFFTLIFGLILFIILLAGMYFVFIFLTKQININLLYETFIANFTHELKSPLASIQLYLETMSRRKIDAKTQKEFLGRMLQDTQRLKRVIDAILDISQIEQRKKMFNRELVSVKDTFPQLIKSSQQQFKIPDENIRLKVECDGFVKIDRDAFQIVFSNLVDNAIKYSAGNLQIDIRIFKQGKNLIIEFSDHGIGIHKEDQKQIFQKFFRVSRSHLPDIRGTGLGLYHVREIIRGHEGKITVFSPGIGKGTTFTIALPLINIKDREPTFRLAKKKGLLK; encoded by the coding sequence TCGTTGTTGGCCTTGTGGATTTACTGGTATGTTTCTAATTATAAGCTGGTGCAGGAATTTGGCGCAAAATATCTGCCCGATTTTTTCCAGTCCACAACGCGCGTTCAATTTTTCACGCTTATCTTCGGTCTGATCCTCTTTATTATTCTGTTAGCGGGCATGTATTTCGTTTTTATCTTTTTAACCAAACAGATCAACATCAATCTTCTTTACGAAACTTTTATCGCCAACTTTACGCATGAACTAAAATCGCCGCTGGCCTCCATTCAACTTTATCTGGAAACCATGTCGCGCAGAAAAATTGATGCGAAAACACAAAAAGAATTTTTGGGACGCATGCTGCAGGATACGCAACGCCTGAAGCGCGTTATTGACGCCATTCTGGATATTTCGCAAATTGAACAACGAAAAAAAATGTTCAACCGGGAACTTGTCTCAGTAAAAGATACCTTCCCACAATTGATAAAAAGCAGCCAGCAGCAATTTAAAATCCCTGATGAAAACATTCGCCTTAAAGTGGAATGCGACGGATTTGTCAAGATAGACCGCGATGCCTTTCAGATTGTTTTCAGCAATCTGGTTGATAATGCCATCAAGTATTCCGCAGGTAATTTGCAGATTGACATTCGCATTTTCAAACAGGGCAAAAATTTGATCATTGAATTTTCCGATCATGGCATCGGTATCCACAAAGAAGATCAAAAGCAAATTTTTCAAAAGTTTTTCCGCGTCTCACGCTCCCATTTACCCGATATTCGCGGCACCGGTCTGGGGCTTTACCACGTTCGCGAAATCATCAGAGGACACGAAGGGAAAATTACCGTCTTTAGTCCGGGGATTGGTAAAGGCACCACATTCACCATCGCTTTACCATTAATTAATATTAAAGATCGCGAACCAACTTTCAGACTGGCAAAGAAGAAAGGGCTGTTAAAATGA